Genomic segment of Apium graveolens cultivar Ventura chromosome 7, ASM990537v1, whole genome shotgun sequence:
AATTGTACAAGAATGAGATAACAACTTTAAGATTGATTTTATAGAGTCTGAACTTGATTTTATGAACAATAAGtgaatttaaaaagaaaaaagtTTATCATGGAGTGTATTGTTTTAATATAAGCTGAATATTCTGTTTTACCTGTATATTCGTATGCCAGGAATTGTTATTGATGTATGTACATTTACTGTTCGTTGGAATATTGTGATCCGGGTACCTGAATATTTTGCTAAAATTATAGTGTGCTCTTTTCAAAGGTTCTCTTTTGATTTGGAAGTGAAGACGGGTGTGTTGATTTTATTGTAGGTTCTAAGTTTTGTATTTAACATTTACTTCTGAGTTCTATATGTTGCTTAATTGAACCAAAAATTTCTGTTTAATTTAAATTTGTTGCCTTCATTTCAAGTTACTTGATAATGACGACTGCTGATATTGTTCTAAAGTAGATGGCCGAATCAGCATTAAGAAAAATAAGTTCCTACAGTTCCATGATCTTAAGTTTAGGTGAATTTTCATGTAAAGCTTTGCCATGAAAGATGATCAAAATTGATGTTCACACGCTTGTAGTCATTTAGATTACATAGGATCACCTGATATAACCTTTTTTTTTGACCCTTCCGTTTTTTTCTAGTTCATTTGCATATTATATTTTTTTCCGCTTTCCATCAATATCTTGCAAAATATTCAACCTTCTTTTATGTTTGCGGTAAAAATGTACCTtgtatatattatttatttacttCAATGAAAATACACTCTGCTGggtatatatttttttattatccAATTTATACCATTGTAAGGTGGAATTTGACCTGTTCTTAACATGTCCTTGATTATTTTTATATGTAGTGAAGGCTACTGGCGTAGATAGCGGATACTACATTTCATCGTAAATAATTCGGCCTTTAAATCTTGCACACAATGTCTGTAACTGCCGGTGTTAGTGATACTGTGATTGCTATTAGAGATAAGCTTAGAGGGAGAATTGGACAAACAAAAGTCAAAAGATATTGGCCTGGTAAAGCTCCTGAATGGGCAGATGATCCTGATGAAGATGAGGATATGCGAATGACCAGGGCTGTTGCCTTGGAGAAGGCTTTTCCTAGTCATGAAGATGCTGATATTGCAAAGAGAGATGACCCCAGGCTTCGCCGTTTGGCAGAGAGCAAGATAGATAATCGTGAAGAAGTAAGAGCTGATCACAGGCGTATCAGACAAGCTGAAATTATTTCGACCATAGAAGAGGAGAATAGAAGGCAAGAAGGGTTGGATTTAGAGGAAGAGGATGAGGATGCTTTAGAGGAAAGAAGGAAAAGGATCAGGGAGAAGTTACTTCAGAGGCAGCAAGAAGAAGCAGCGCTTCTTCCGGAAGAGGAGGAGGATGAAATAGATGAAGAGGAGGAAGAAGAATCTGAATATGAGACTGATTCAGATGAAGAACAACCAGGTATTGCGATGGTGAAGCCTGTCTTTGTTCCAAAGTCGGAGAGGGATACCATAGCTGAACGTGAGAGGCTTGAAGCAGAAGATCGCGCACTtgaagatttattgaaaaagagATTGGAAGAGAGAAAGATTGAGACCAAGCAATTAGTTGTTGAGGAGATACGGAAGGATGAACAAATTCAGAAGAATATGGAACTGGATGCCGATATTGCAGATGTTGACACTGATGATGACCTGAATGAGGCAGAGGAATATGAAGCATGGAAGGCCCGTGAGATTGCTAGGATCAAGAGGGATAGAGATGACCGAGAAGCAATGTTGAAAGAGAAGGAAGAAATTGAGAGGGTGAGAAATATGACAGAAGAAGAAAGAAGGGATTGGGAGAGGAAAAATCCAAAGCCTGCTGCCCCATCTAAGCAGAAATGGAGGTTTATGCAGAAATACTACCATAAGGGTGCCTTCTACCAGACAGATTCTGATGATCGTTCATCAACTGCTGGCTCAGATAATTTATTTTATCGTGATTTCTCTGCTCCCACCGGAGAGGATAAGATGGACAAGACGATATTACCTAAAGTTATGCAGGTTAAGCATTTTGGGCGTAGTGGAAGGACGAAATGGACTCATCTTGTCAACGAGGACACCACTGATTGGAATAACCCGTATGTTCATCACTATTATCTTAAACTTCTGTTTCAGTCATCCCGCCTAGACATATAGCCTTTGCACTTTGCTGTTTAAGATTGGTCCGAGTCCTTCAATTGATGTCTAATTATTACAGTGCTGCCTGCTTTTTTGCCTTTAAGTAATGTATTTTTTGTTAGTTAATCTTTATATGCCTATATTTGCTTTTGTATAAGGATGTCAGACTAGTTGAGGCCTTTTGTTGAGATATGAATGCATTTGATAAGTATTCATATCATAATTTTATAACTTGTTGACAGTTTAGTGTTTATGACTTCTTCCCATTTCTACCCGAACCTTTGTCTAGTACTATATTACAAGATAAAAGGCAATGGGTCTGCTATTTTGGTGTGGAAGTGGTAATTGTTTCTAGTCATTTAGCATAATAGTAAGAATAAGATATTGTTGCGAGTCTAAAACTTGCACTAGATAGAAAGATCGAAGACTGTTCTTTGTTTAGTAAAGACGAAACTTCTGATTTCAGTACGGAAAATGCACTAATGCTGTTCACTGGTTCTTCGTGAATAAATGTTCCGATGGTTGCTTAAATAAGACAAGAAATTTGTTTTCAGGATCATACCCAGAGTCTTGAGTAGATAATGATTTTGAATGCACATTACATCTTTAAATTCTTAAAATTATTCTTATTGCGTTTGTGTCTAGATACTAATTATGGTAGTACTACAGGTGGACTTATAATGATCCTCTTAGAGCCAAATATAATGCAAAAATGGCTGGAATGGATGCTCCAATTGCTAAACCTAAAGGCAGCAGGAAGATAAAGGATTGGGAGTCACGATGAGCTCTTTTCCTCGTCATACAAGGATGCTGATCAACACAGTAGAAGAAGGATTTTAATGCTTTTAAATTGCAATAGACATGGTACTAGTGCTTTAGTAGATTTATGTTCACTTTCGTGTTTGTACTCGGCAACTGTTACCTTCATGATGCTCCTGCAATAACATGTAATGTTTTATCACGAGTA
This window contains:
- the LOC141672486 gene encoding uncharacterized protein LOC141672486, which encodes MSVTAGVSDTVIAIRDKLRGRIGQTKVKRYWPGKAPEWADDPDEDEDMRMTRAVALEKAFPSHEDADIAKRDDPRLRRLAESKIDNREEVRADHRRIRQAEIISTIEEENRRQEGLDLEEEDEDALEERRKRIREKLLQRQQEEAALLPEEEEDEIDEEEEEESEYETDSDEEQPGIAMVKPVFVPKSERDTIAERERLEAEDRALEDLLKKRLEERKIETKQLVVEEIRKDEQIQKNMELDADIADVDTDDDLNEAEEYEAWKAREIARIKRDRDDREAMLKEKEEIERVRNMTEEERRDWERKNPKPAAPSKQKWRFMQKYYHKGAFYQTDSDDRSSTAGSDNLFYRDFSAPTGEDKMDKTILPKVMQVKHFGRSGRTKWTHLVNEDTTDWNNPWTYNDPLRAKYNAKMAGMDAPIAKPKGSRKIKDWESR